Proteins from one Oncorhynchus keta strain PuntledgeMale-10-30-2019 unplaced genomic scaffold, Oket_V2 Un_contig_9417_pilon_pilon, whole genome shotgun sequence genomic window:
- the LOC118382038 gene encoding NLR family CARD domain-containing protein 3-like isoform X3: protein MSLSGEREDGGPASKKTLFREHDTRAKSPIKQERPASPVPSCVSMKSDWSMSQPLQFREGDFSTEPRNQQKRSESEILSVQSSQSHQTDLDSIFSLLEENTMTFVTNELKMFKRILSPELTEGFESQKQDKEVVDAEDEQQESSAREGALKITLHVLRKMNQKQLADTLEKYEIAVICQRELKSNLKKKCQCVFEGIAKQGNPTLLNKIYTELYITEGGTGEVNNEHELRQIETTTRKQARPETAIKCNDIVKPLTGQDKPIRTVLTKGVAGIGKTVSVQKFILDWAEGKANQDVQFIFSFPFRELNLMKEDKHTFIELLNHFSMETKESRISNYNKYKVLFIFDGLDECRLPLDFQKNKICCDVTESTSVDVLLTNLIRGNMLPSALLWITTRPAAANKIPSGCVDQVTEVRGFNDPQKEEYFRKRFSDEDLASRIISNIKTSRSLHIMCHIPVFCWISAIVLEHMLKHKREEMPKTLTEMYTHLVVFHTKQKNEKYLGKEETGPHWNKQSILSLGKLAFQQLVNGNLIFYEEDLKEAGIDVNEASVYSGLCTQLFKEERGLYQDKVYCFVHLSIQEFLAAVYVFLSFINNNENLMAEPQSMSRNLSALFRDKRKVTVYKSAVDKALQSETGNLDLFLRFLLGLSLESNQKHLRGLLTKTRSSSQSHEKTVKYIKEKIRENPSPERCINLFHCLNELKDHSLVEEIQRYLRSGSLSKPNLSPAQWSALVFVLLTSEKELDVFDLKKYSRSEEGLLRLLPVVKASRAVLLSGCLVTEEGCVSLVSALRSNPSHLRELDLSYNHPGDSGVRLLSAGLEDPHCRLEKLNVGHGGENRMKPGLRKYVCDLTLDPNTVNKLLSLSEENRKVTWRREKLPYPDHPERFEVCRQVLCREGLTGRCYWEVEWSGEEAGIGVTYKGINRRGGAKDCVIGHNDKSWSLICYDNSYIASHNNNLTPIDVHPASSHRVGVYLDWPAGTLSFYRASSDTLTHLITFTSTFTEPLYPGFWVWWDGDSVSLCQ from the exons CCCAATCAAGCAGGAGAGACCAGCCTCCCCTGTTCCCAGCTGTGTGTCCATGAAGAGTGACTGGTCTATGAGTCAACCTTTACAGTTTAGAGAGGGAGACTTTTCTACTGAACCAAG AAATCAACAAAAGAGATCAGAGTCAGAGATTCTCAGTGTTCAGTCTTCCCAGAGTCATCAAACAGACCTGGACTCCATATTCAGT TTGCTTGAAGAGAATACTATGACATTCGTGACGAACGAGCTGAAGATGTTCAAGAGGATTCTTAGTCCAGAACTCACAGAAGGCTTTGAGAGTCAGAAGCAGGACAAGGAAGTGGTGGACGCTGAAGATGAGCAGCAGGAGAGCAGTGCCAGAGAGGGGGCTCTGAAGATCACACTGCACGTCCTGAGGAAAATGAACCAGAAGCAGCTTGCTGACACACTGGAGAAAT ATGAGATTGCTGTGATTTGCCAACGTGAACTCAAATCTAATCTAAAGAAGAAGTGTCAATGTGTATTTGAGGGGATCGCTAAACAAGGAAACCCAACACTTCTCAATAAGatctacacagagctctacatcacAGAGGGTGGAACAGGAGAGGTCAATAATGAACATGAGCTGAGACAGATTGAGACAACAACCAGGAAACAAGCAAGACCAGAGACTGCAATCAAATGTAACGACATCGTCAAACCCTTAACTGGACAAGACAAACCTATCAGAACTGTGCTGACAAAGGGAGTCGCTGGCATTGGAAAAACAGTCTCTGTGCAGAAGTTCATTCTGGACTGGGCTGAAGGAAAAGCAAATCAGGATGTCCAATTTATATTTTCATTCCCTTTTCGGGAGCTGAATTTGATGAAAGAGGACAAACACACTTTCATTGAACTTCTCAATCACTTCTCAATGGAAACCAAAGAATCAAGAATCTCCAACTACAACAAGTACAAAGTTCTGTTCATCTTTGATGGTCTGGATGAGTGCCGACTGCCCCTAGACTTCCAGAAGAACAAGATCTGTTGTGACGTCACAGAGTCAACCTCAGTGGATGTTCTGCTGACAAATCTCATCAGGGGAAATAtgcttccctctgctctcctctggataACTACCCGACCTGCAGCAGCCAATAAGATCCCTTCAGGGTGTGTTGACCAGGTAACAGAGGTACGAGGGTTCAATGACCCACAGAAGGAGGAGTACTTCAGGAAGAGATTCAGTGATGAGGACCTGGCCAGCAGAATCATCTCAAACATAAAGACATCAAGGAGCCTCCACATCATGTGCCACATTCCAGTCTTCTGTTGGATTTCTGCAATAGTCCTTGAACACATGTTGAAAcataagagagaagagatgccCAAGACTCTGACTGAGATGTACACACACCTTGTGGTGTTTCATACCAAACAGAAGAATGAAAAGTATCTTGGGAAAGAAGAGACAGGTCCACACTGGAATAAACAGAGCATTCTGTCACTGGGAAAACTGGCTTTTCAGCAGCTTGTGAATGGCAATCTGATTTTCTATGAAGAAGACCTGAAGGAGGCTGGCATTGATGTCAATGAAGCCTCAGTGTACTCAGGATTGTGCACACAGCTCTTTAAAGAGGAACGTGGGCTGTACCAGGACAAGGTGTACTGCTTTGTTCATCTGAGCATTCAGGAGTTTCTGGCTGCTGTATATGTGTTCCTCTCATTCATCAACAACAATGAGAATCTAATGGCCGAACCGCAATCAATGTCCAGGAACCTTTCTGCTCTGTTCAGAGACAAGCGTAAAGTTACTGTCTACAAGAGTGCTGTGGATAAAGCCTTACAAAGTGAGACAGGAAACCTGGACCTTTTCCTCCGCTTCCTTCTGGGCCTCTCACTGGAGTCCAATCAGAAGCACTTACGAGGTCTACTGACAAAGACAAGAAGCAGCTCACAGAGCCATGAAAAAACAGTCAAGTACATCAAGGAGAAGATCAGGGAGAATCCCTCTCCAGAGAGGTGCATCAATCTGTTCCACTGTCTGAATGAACTGAAGGACCattctctagtggaggagatccaAAGATACCTGAGATCAGGAAGTCTCTCAAAACCCAACCTGTCACCTGCACAGTGGTCAGCTCTGGTCTTTGTGTTGCTGACTTCAGAAAAGGAGCTGGATGTGTTTGACctgaagaaatactccagatcagaggaaggtctTCTGAGGCTGCTGCCAGTGGTCAAAGCCTCCAGAGCTGTTCT gctgtcaggctgtctagtcacagaggaaggctgtgtttctctggtctcagctctgaggtcaaacccctcacacctgagagagctggacctgagctacaatcacccaggagactcaggagtcagactgctctctgctggactggaggaTCCACACTGCAGACTGGAGAAACTCAA TGTGGGACATGGTGGAGAGAACAGAATGAAACCTGGGCTTAGAAAAT ATGTCTGTGATCTCACACTGGACCCAAACACAGTGAAcaaactcctctctctgtctgaggagaacagaaaggtgacatggaggagagaaaagCTGCCGTATCCTGATCACCCAGAGAGATTTGAGGTCTGTAGACAGGTGCTGTGTAGAGAGGGTCTGACTGGCCGCTGTTACtgggaggtagagtggagtgggGAAGAGGCTGGTataggagtgacatataaaggaataaacaggagaggaggggctaAAGACTGTGTGATTGGGCACAATGACAAGTCCTGGAGTCTGATCTGCTATGACAACAGTTACATTGCCAGTCACAATAATAATCTCACTCCCATAGACGTCCACCCCGCCAGCTCCCACAGAGTAGGAGTGTATCTGGACTGGCCAGCCGGCACACTGTCCTTCTATAgagcctcctctgacacactgacccACCTGATCACATTCACCTCCACATTCACTGAGCCCCTCTATCCAGGGTTTTGGGTGTGGTGGGATGGCGACTCAGTGTCTCTTTGTCAgtga
- the LOC118382038 gene encoding NLR family CARD domain-containing protein 3-like isoform X1, which produces MSLSGEREDGGPASKKTLFREHDTRAKSPIKQERPASPVPSCVSMKSDWSMSQPLQFREGDFSTEPRNQQKRSESEILSVQSSQSHQTDLDSIFSLLEENTMTFVTNELKMFKRILSPELTEGFESQKQDKEVVDAEDEQQESSAREGALKITLHVLRKMNQKQLADTLEKYEIAVICQRELKSNLKKKCQCVFEGIAKQGNPTLLNKIYTELYITEGGTGEVNNEHELRQIETTTRKQARPETAIKCNDIVKPLTGQDKPIRTVLTKGVAGIGKTVSVQKFILDWAEGKANQDVQFIFSFPFRELNLMKEDKHTFIELLNHFSMETKESRISNYNKYKVLFIFDGLDECRLPLDFQKNKICCDVTESTSVDVLLTNLIRGNMLPSALLWITTRPAAANKIPSGCVDQVTEVRGFNDPQKEEYFRKRFSDEDLASRIISNIKTSRSLHIMCHIPVFCWISAIVLEHMLKHKREEMPKTLTEMYTHLVVFHTKQKNEKYLGKEETGPHWNKQSILSLGKLAFQQLVNGNLIFYEEDLKEAGIDVNEASVYSGLCTQLFKEERGLYQDKVYCFVHLSIQEFLAAVYVFLSFINNNENLMAEPQSMSRNLSALFRDKRKVTVYKSAVDKALQSETGNLDLFLRFLLGLSLESNQKHLRGLLTKTRSSSQSHEKTVKYIKEKIRENPSPERCINLFHCLNELKDHSLVEEIQRYLRSGSLSKPNLSPAQWSALVFVLLTSEKELDVFDLKKYSRSEEGLLRLLPVVKASRAVLLSDSEVTEEGCASLVSALESNPSHLRELDLSNNDLKDSGVKLLSAGLGNHHCKLETLRLSGCLVTEEGCVSLVSALRSNPSHLRELDLSYNHPGDSGVRLLSAGLEDPHCRLEKLNVGHGGENRMKPGLRKYVCDLTLDPNTVNKLLSLSEENRKVTWRREKLPYPDHPERFEVCRQVLCREGLTGRCYWEVEWSGEEAGIGVTYKGINRRGGAKDCVIGHNDKSWSLICYDNSYIASHNNNLTPIDVHPASSHRVGVYLDWPAGTLSFYRASSDTLTHLITFTSTFTEPLYPGFWVWWDGDSVSLCQ; this is translated from the exons CCCAATCAAGCAGGAGAGACCAGCCTCCCCTGTTCCCAGCTGTGTGTCCATGAAGAGTGACTGGTCTATGAGTCAACCTTTACAGTTTAGAGAGGGAGACTTTTCTACTGAACCAAG AAATCAACAAAAGAGATCAGAGTCAGAGATTCTCAGTGTTCAGTCTTCCCAGAGTCATCAAACAGACCTGGACTCCATATTCAGT TTGCTTGAAGAGAATACTATGACATTCGTGACGAACGAGCTGAAGATGTTCAAGAGGATTCTTAGTCCAGAACTCACAGAAGGCTTTGAGAGTCAGAAGCAGGACAAGGAAGTGGTGGACGCTGAAGATGAGCAGCAGGAGAGCAGTGCCAGAGAGGGGGCTCTGAAGATCACACTGCACGTCCTGAGGAAAATGAACCAGAAGCAGCTTGCTGACACACTGGAGAAAT ATGAGATTGCTGTGATTTGCCAACGTGAACTCAAATCTAATCTAAAGAAGAAGTGTCAATGTGTATTTGAGGGGATCGCTAAACAAGGAAACCCAACACTTCTCAATAAGatctacacagagctctacatcacAGAGGGTGGAACAGGAGAGGTCAATAATGAACATGAGCTGAGACAGATTGAGACAACAACCAGGAAACAAGCAAGACCAGAGACTGCAATCAAATGTAACGACATCGTCAAACCCTTAACTGGACAAGACAAACCTATCAGAACTGTGCTGACAAAGGGAGTCGCTGGCATTGGAAAAACAGTCTCTGTGCAGAAGTTCATTCTGGACTGGGCTGAAGGAAAAGCAAATCAGGATGTCCAATTTATATTTTCATTCCCTTTTCGGGAGCTGAATTTGATGAAAGAGGACAAACACACTTTCATTGAACTTCTCAATCACTTCTCAATGGAAACCAAAGAATCAAGAATCTCCAACTACAACAAGTACAAAGTTCTGTTCATCTTTGATGGTCTGGATGAGTGCCGACTGCCCCTAGACTTCCAGAAGAACAAGATCTGTTGTGACGTCACAGAGTCAACCTCAGTGGATGTTCTGCTGACAAATCTCATCAGGGGAAATAtgcttccctctgctctcctctggataACTACCCGACCTGCAGCAGCCAATAAGATCCCTTCAGGGTGTGTTGACCAGGTAACAGAGGTACGAGGGTTCAATGACCCACAGAAGGAGGAGTACTTCAGGAAGAGATTCAGTGATGAGGACCTGGCCAGCAGAATCATCTCAAACATAAAGACATCAAGGAGCCTCCACATCATGTGCCACATTCCAGTCTTCTGTTGGATTTCTGCAATAGTCCTTGAACACATGTTGAAAcataagagagaagagatgccCAAGACTCTGACTGAGATGTACACACACCTTGTGGTGTTTCATACCAAACAGAAGAATGAAAAGTATCTTGGGAAAGAAGAGACAGGTCCACACTGGAATAAACAGAGCATTCTGTCACTGGGAAAACTGGCTTTTCAGCAGCTTGTGAATGGCAATCTGATTTTCTATGAAGAAGACCTGAAGGAGGCTGGCATTGATGTCAATGAAGCCTCAGTGTACTCAGGATTGTGCACACAGCTCTTTAAAGAGGAACGTGGGCTGTACCAGGACAAGGTGTACTGCTTTGTTCATCTGAGCATTCAGGAGTTTCTGGCTGCTGTATATGTGTTCCTCTCATTCATCAACAACAATGAGAATCTAATGGCCGAACCGCAATCAATGTCCAGGAACCTTTCTGCTCTGTTCAGAGACAAGCGTAAAGTTACTGTCTACAAGAGTGCTGTGGATAAAGCCTTACAAAGTGAGACAGGAAACCTGGACCTTTTCCTCCGCTTCCTTCTGGGCCTCTCACTGGAGTCCAATCAGAAGCACTTACGAGGTCTACTGACAAAGACAAGAAGCAGCTCACAGAGCCATGAAAAAACAGTCAAGTACATCAAGGAGAAGATCAGGGAGAATCCCTCTCCAGAGAGGTGCATCAATCTGTTCCACTGTCTGAATGAACTGAAGGACCattctctagtggaggagatccaAAGATACCTGAGATCAGGAAGTCTCTCAAAACCCAACCTGTCACCTGCACAGTGGTCAGCTCTGGTCTTTGTGTTGCTGACTTCAGAAAAGGAGCTGGATGTGTTTGACctgaagaaatactccagatcagaggaaggtctTCTGAGGCTGCTGCCAGTGGTCAAAGCCTCCAGAGCTGTTCT GCTGTCAGACTCTgaagtcacagaggaaggctgtgcttctctggtctcagctctggagtcaaacccctcacatctgagagagctggatctgagtaacaatgacttgaaggattcaggagtgaagctgctctctgctggactggggaatcaccactgtaaactggagactctgag gctgtcaggctgtctagtcacagaggaaggctgtgtttctctggtctcagctctgaggtcaaacccctcacacctgagagagctggacctgagctacaatcacccaggagactcaggagtcagactgctctctgctggactggaggaTCCACACTGCAGACTGGAGAAACTCAA TGTGGGACATGGTGGAGAGAACAGAATGAAACCTGGGCTTAGAAAAT ATGTCTGTGATCTCACACTGGACCCAAACACAGTGAAcaaactcctctctctgtctgaggagaacagaaaggtgacatggaggagagaaaagCTGCCGTATCCTGATCACCCAGAGAGATTTGAGGTCTGTAGACAGGTGCTGTGTAGAGAGGGTCTGACTGGCCGCTGTTACtgggaggtagagtggagtgggGAAGAGGCTGGTataggagtgacatataaaggaataaacaggagaggaggggctaAAGACTGTGTGATTGGGCACAATGACAAGTCCTGGAGTCTGATCTGCTATGACAACAGTTACATTGCCAGTCACAATAATAATCTCACTCCCATAGACGTCCACCCCGCCAGCTCCCACAGAGTAGGAGTGTATCTGGACTGGCCAGCCGGCACACTGTCCTTCTATAgagcctcctctgacacactgacccACCTGATCACATTCACCTCCACATTCACTGAGCCCCTCTATCCAGGGTTTTGGGTGTGGTGGGATGGCGACTCAGTGTCTCTTTGTCAgtga
- the LOC118382038 gene encoding NLR family CARD domain-containing protein 3-like isoform X2, with the protein MSLSGEREDGGPASKKTLFREHDTRAKSPIKQERPASPVPSCVSMKSDWSMSQPLQFREGDFSTEPRNQQKRSESEILSVQSSQSHQTDLDSIFSLLEENTMTFVTNELKMFKRILSPELTEGFESQKQDKEVVDAEDEQQESSAREGALKITLHVLRKMNQKQLADTLEKYEIAVICQRELKSNLKKKCQCVFEGIAKQGNPTLLNKIYTELYITEGGTGEVNNEHELRQIETTTRKQARPETAIKCNDIVKPLTGQDKPIRTVLTKGVAGIGKTVSVQKFILDWAEGKANQDVQFIFSFPFRELNLMKEDKHTFIELLNHFSMETKESRISNYNKYKVLFIFDGLDECRLPLDFQKNKICCDVTESTSVDVLLTNLIRGNMLPSALLWITTRPAAANKIPSGCVDQVTEVRGFNDPQKEEYFRKRFSDEDLASRIISNIKTSRSLHIMCHIPVFCWISAIVLEHMLKHKREEMPKTLTEMYTHLVVFHTKQKNEKYLGKEETGPHWNKQSILSLGKLAFQQLVNGNLIFYEEDLKEAGIDVNEASVYSGLCTQLFKEERGLYQDKVYCFVHLSIQEFLAAVYVFLSFINNNENLMAEPQSMSRNLSALFRDKRKVTVYKSAVDKALQSETGNLDLFLRFLLGLSLESNQKHLRGLLTKTRSSSQSHEKTVKYIKEKIRENPSPERCINLFHCLNELKDHSLVEEIQRYLRSGSLSKPNLSPAQWSALVFVLLTSEKELDVFDLKKYSRSEEGLLRLLPVVKASRAVLLSGCLVTEEGCASLVSVLSSNPSHLRELDLSNNDLKDSGVELLSAGLGNPQCKLETLRLSGCLVTEEGCVSLVSALRSNPSHLRELDLSYNHPGDSGVRLLSAGLEDPHCRLEKLNVGHGGENRMKPGLRKYVCDLTLDPNTVNKLLSLSEENRKVTWRREKLPYPDHPERFEVCRQVLCREGLTGRCYWEVEWSGEEAGIGVTYKGINRRGGAKDCVIGHNDKSWSLICYDNSYIASHNNNLTPIDVHPASSHRVGVYLDWPAGTLSFYRASSDTLTHLITFTSTFTEPLYPGFWVWWDGDSVSLCQ; encoded by the exons CCCAATCAAGCAGGAGAGACCAGCCTCCCCTGTTCCCAGCTGTGTGTCCATGAAGAGTGACTGGTCTATGAGTCAACCTTTACAGTTTAGAGAGGGAGACTTTTCTACTGAACCAAG AAATCAACAAAAGAGATCAGAGTCAGAGATTCTCAGTGTTCAGTCTTCCCAGAGTCATCAAACAGACCTGGACTCCATATTCAGT TTGCTTGAAGAGAATACTATGACATTCGTGACGAACGAGCTGAAGATGTTCAAGAGGATTCTTAGTCCAGAACTCACAGAAGGCTTTGAGAGTCAGAAGCAGGACAAGGAAGTGGTGGACGCTGAAGATGAGCAGCAGGAGAGCAGTGCCAGAGAGGGGGCTCTGAAGATCACACTGCACGTCCTGAGGAAAATGAACCAGAAGCAGCTTGCTGACACACTGGAGAAAT ATGAGATTGCTGTGATTTGCCAACGTGAACTCAAATCTAATCTAAAGAAGAAGTGTCAATGTGTATTTGAGGGGATCGCTAAACAAGGAAACCCAACACTTCTCAATAAGatctacacagagctctacatcacAGAGGGTGGAACAGGAGAGGTCAATAATGAACATGAGCTGAGACAGATTGAGACAACAACCAGGAAACAAGCAAGACCAGAGACTGCAATCAAATGTAACGACATCGTCAAACCCTTAACTGGACAAGACAAACCTATCAGAACTGTGCTGACAAAGGGAGTCGCTGGCATTGGAAAAACAGTCTCTGTGCAGAAGTTCATTCTGGACTGGGCTGAAGGAAAAGCAAATCAGGATGTCCAATTTATATTTTCATTCCCTTTTCGGGAGCTGAATTTGATGAAAGAGGACAAACACACTTTCATTGAACTTCTCAATCACTTCTCAATGGAAACCAAAGAATCAAGAATCTCCAACTACAACAAGTACAAAGTTCTGTTCATCTTTGATGGTCTGGATGAGTGCCGACTGCCCCTAGACTTCCAGAAGAACAAGATCTGTTGTGACGTCACAGAGTCAACCTCAGTGGATGTTCTGCTGACAAATCTCATCAGGGGAAATAtgcttccctctgctctcctctggataACTACCCGACCTGCAGCAGCCAATAAGATCCCTTCAGGGTGTGTTGACCAGGTAACAGAGGTACGAGGGTTCAATGACCCACAGAAGGAGGAGTACTTCAGGAAGAGATTCAGTGATGAGGACCTGGCCAGCAGAATCATCTCAAACATAAAGACATCAAGGAGCCTCCACATCATGTGCCACATTCCAGTCTTCTGTTGGATTTCTGCAATAGTCCTTGAACACATGTTGAAAcataagagagaagagatgccCAAGACTCTGACTGAGATGTACACACACCTTGTGGTGTTTCATACCAAACAGAAGAATGAAAAGTATCTTGGGAAAGAAGAGACAGGTCCACACTGGAATAAACAGAGCATTCTGTCACTGGGAAAACTGGCTTTTCAGCAGCTTGTGAATGGCAATCTGATTTTCTATGAAGAAGACCTGAAGGAGGCTGGCATTGATGTCAATGAAGCCTCAGTGTACTCAGGATTGTGCACACAGCTCTTTAAAGAGGAACGTGGGCTGTACCAGGACAAGGTGTACTGCTTTGTTCATCTGAGCATTCAGGAGTTTCTGGCTGCTGTATATGTGTTCCTCTCATTCATCAACAACAATGAGAATCTAATGGCCGAACCGCAATCAATGTCCAGGAACCTTTCTGCTCTGTTCAGAGACAAGCGTAAAGTTACTGTCTACAAGAGTGCTGTGGATAAAGCCTTACAAAGTGAGACAGGAAACCTGGACCTTTTCCTCCGCTTCCTTCTGGGCCTCTCACTGGAGTCCAATCAGAAGCACTTACGAGGTCTACTGACAAAGACAAGAAGCAGCTCACAGAGCCATGAAAAAACAGTCAAGTACATCAAGGAGAAGATCAGGGAGAATCCCTCTCCAGAGAGGTGCATCAATCTGTTCCACTGTCTGAATGAACTGAAGGACCattctctagtggaggagatccaAAGATACCTGAGATCAGGAAGTCTCTCAAAACCCAACCTGTCACCTGCACAGTGGTCAGCTCTGGTCTTTGTGTTGCTGACTTCAGAAAAGGAGCTGGATGTGTTTGACctgaagaaatactccagatcagaggaaggtctTCTGAGGCTGCTGCCAGTGGTCAAAGCCTCCAGAGCTGTTCT gctgtcaggctgtctagtcacagaggaaggttgtgcttctctggtctcagttctcagttcaaacccctcacacctgagagagctggatctgagtaacaatgacctgaaggattcaggagtggagctgctctctgctggactggggaatccccaatgtaaactggagactctgag gctgtcaggctgtctagtcacagaggaaggctgtgtttctctggtctcagctctgaggtcaaacccctcacacctgagagagctggacctgagctacaatcacccaggagactcaggagtcagactgctctctgctggactggaggaTCCACACTGCAGACTGGAGAAACTCAA TGTGGGACATGGTGGAGAGAACAGAATGAAACCTGGGCTTAGAAAAT ATGTCTGTGATCTCACACTGGACCCAAACACAGTGAAcaaactcctctctctgtctgaggagaacagaaaggtgacatggaggagagaaaagCTGCCGTATCCTGATCACCCAGAGAGATTTGAGGTCTGTAGACAGGTGCTGTGTAGAGAGGGTCTGACTGGCCGCTGTTACtgggaggtagagtggagtgggGAAGAGGCTGGTataggagtgacatataaaggaataaacaggagaggaggggctaAAGACTGTGTGATTGGGCACAATGACAAGTCCTGGAGTCTGATCTGCTATGACAACAGTTACATTGCCAGTCACAATAATAATCTCACTCCCATAGACGTCCACCCCGCCAGCTCCCACAGAGTAGGAGTGTATCTGGACTGGCCAGCCGGCACACTGTCCTTCTATAgagcctcctctgacacactgacccACCTGATCACATTCACCTCCACATTCACTGAGCCCCTCTATCCAGGGTTTTGGGTGTGGTGGGATGGCGACTCAGTGTCTCTTTGTCAgtga